A genomic segment from Triticum dicoccoides isolate Atlit2015 ecotype Zavitan chromosome 1A, WEW_v2.0, whole genome shotgun sequence encodes:
- the LOC119292558 gene encoding 3-ketoacyl-CoA synthase 4-like — MNGGIAPPLAAAGPTEAAATPSHRRLPDFLQSVNLKYVKLGYHYLITHLITLLLLPLMAVIVLEAGRTDPDDLRQLWLHLQYNLVSVLVLSAVLVFGATVYALTRPRPVYLVDFACYKAPDHLKVGFQEFLRHSALCGFSHDALEFQRKILERSGLSEETYCPEGMHAIPPEPTMANARAEAESVMFGALDSLFAATGVKPKDVGILVVNCSLFNPTPSLSAMIVNRYKLRGNVRSFNLGGMGCSAGVIAIDLARDMLQVHRGTYAVVVSTENITQNWYFGNRKSMLIPNCLFRVGCSAVLLSNRGADRRRAKYSLKHVVRTHKGADDKAFNCVYQEQDSEGKTGVSLSKDLMAIAGGALKTNITTLGPLVLPFSEQLLFFATLVSKKLFNAKVKPYIPDFKLAFEHFCIHAGGRAVIDELEKNLQLQPVHVEASRMTLHRFGNTSSSSIWYELAYMEAKGRVRRGDRIWQIAFGSGFKCNSAVWHALRNVKPSPSTPWDDCIDRYPVELVDGFPTHTHIHK, encoded by the coding sequence ATGAACGGGGGCATCGCTCCGCCGCTGGCCGCGGCCgggccgacggaggcggcggcCACGCCGAGCCATCGGCGGCTGCCGGACTTCCTCcagagcgtgaacctcaagtacgtGAAGCTGGGGTACCACTACCTCATCACCCACCTcatcacgctgctgctgctgccgctcatGGCCGTCATCGTCCTCGAGGCCGGCCGCACCGACCCCGACGACCTCCGCCAGCTCTGGCTGCACCTCCAGTACAACCTCGTCTCggtcctcgtcctctccgccgtcctcGTCTTCGGCGCCACCGTGTACGCGCTCACCCGCCCCCGCCCGGTCTACCTCGTCGACTTCGCCTGCTACAAGGCGCCCGACCACCTCAAGGTCGGCTTCCAGGAGTTCCTCCGCCACTCGGCGCTCTGCGGCTTCTCCCACGACGCCCTCGAGTTCCAGCGCAAGATCCTCGAGCGCTCCGGCCTCAGCGAGGAGACCTACTGCCCCGAGGGTATGCACGCTATCCCGCCCGAGCCCACCATGGCCAACGCCCGCGCCGAGGCCGAGTCCGTCATGTTCGGCGCGCTCGACAGCCTCTTCGCCGCCACCGGCGTCAAGCCCAAGGACGTCGGCATCCTCGTCGTCAACTGCAGTCTCTTCAACCCGACCCCCTCGCTCTCCGCCATGATCGTCAACCGGTACAAGCTCAGGGGCAACGTCCGGAGCTTCAACCTCGGCGGCATGGGCTGCAGCGCCGGCGTCATCGCCATCGACCTCGCGCGCGACATGCTGCAGGTGCACCGCGGCACCTACGCCGTGGTGGTGAGCACGGAGAACATCACCCAGAACTGGTACTTCGGCAACCGCAAGTCCATGCTCATCCCCAACTGCCTCTTCCGCGTCGGCTGCTCCGCGGTGCTCCTGTCCAACcgcggcgccgaccgccgccgcgcaaAGTACAGCCTCAAGCACGTGGTGCGCACGCACAAGGGCGCCGACGACAAGGCCTTCAACTGCGTGTACCAGGAGCAGGACAGCGAGGGCAAGACGGGCGTCTCCCTGTCCAAGGACCTGATGGCGATCGCCGGAGgcgcgctcaagaccaacatcacCACGCTGGGGCCGCTGGTGCTCCCCTTCAGCGAGCAGCTGCTCTTCTTCGCCACGCTGGTGTCCAAGAAGCTCTTCAACGCCAAGGTGAAGCCCTACATCCCGGACTTCAAGCTGGCGTTCGAGCACTTCTGCATCCACGCCGGCGGGCGCGCGGTGATCGACGAGCTGGAGAAGAACCTGCAGCTGCAGCCGGTGCACGTGGAGGCGTCCCGGATGACGCTGCACCGGTTCGGCAACACCTCCAGCAGCTCCATCTGGTACGAGCTGGCCTACATGGAGGCCAAGGGCCGGGTCCGGCGCGGCGACCGCATCTGGCAGATCGCCTTCGGCAGCGGGTTCAAGTGCAACAGCGCGGTCTGGCACGCCCTGCGCAACGTCAAGCCGTCGCCCAGCACCCCCTGGGACGACTGCATCGACCGCTACCCGGTGGAGCTCGTCGACGGCTTCCCCACCCACACCCACatccacaagtag